One Microvirga thermotolerans DNA window includes the following coding sequences:
- the atpD gene encoding F0F1 ATP synthase subunit beta, which produces MANTANTAGKPTGRITQVIGAVVDVQFDGHLPEILNALETENQGNRLVLEVAQQLGENTVRCIAMDTSEGLVRGQEVVDTGAPISVPVGDATLGRIMNVIGEPVDEAGPIVGESMRAIHQPAPSYAEQATEAQILVTGIKVVDLLAPYAKGGKIGLFGGAGVGKTVLIMELINNVAKAHGGYSVFAGVGERTREGNDLYHEMIESRVNVDPREKGSAAGSKCALVYGQMNEPPGARARVALTGLTVAEHFRDQGQDVLFFVDNIFRFTQAGSEVSALLGRIPSAVGYQPTLATDMGALQERITTTTKGSITSVQAIYVPADDLTDPAPATSFAHLDATTVLSRSIAEKGIYPAVDPLDSTSRMLSAAIVGEEHYTVARQVQQVLQRYKALQDIIAILGMDELSEEDKLTVARARKIERFLSQPFHVAEVFTGSPGKLVALEDTIKGFKGLVNGDYDHLPEAAFYMVGTIEEAVEKAQRLAAEAA; this is translated from the coding sequence ATGGCCAATACCGCCAATACTGCCGGCAAGCCGACCGGACGCATCACCCAGGTCATCGGCGCCGTCGTCGACGTCCAGTTCGACGGCCACCTGCCCGAAATCCTGAACGCCCTCGAGACCGAGAACCAGGGCAACCGCCTCGTGCTCGAGGTGGCGCAGCAGCTCGGCGAGAACACCGTCCGCTGCATCGCCATGGACACCTCCGAGGGCCTCGTGCGCGGCCAGGAGGTCGTGGACACCGGCGCGCCGATCTCTGTGCCCGTCGGCGACGCCACCCTGGGCCGCATCATGAACGTGATCGGCGAGCCTGTGGACGAGGCCGGCCCCATCGTCGGCGAGTCCATGCGCGCCATCCACCAGCCCGCTCCGTCCTATGCCGAGCAGGCGACCGAGGCGCAGATCCTCGTCACCGGCATCAAGGTCGTGGACCTGCTGGCGCCTTATGCCAAGGGCGGCAAGATCGGCCTCTTCGGCGGCGCCGGCGTCGGCAAGACCGTGCTGATCATGGAGCTCATCAACAACGTGGCGAAGGCCCACGGCGGCTACTCCGTGTTCGCCGGCGTCGGCGAGCGCACCCGCGAGGGCAACGACCTCTATCACGAGATGATCGAGTCCCGCGTGAACGTCGATCCCCGCGAGAAGGGCTCCGCCGCCGGCTCCAAGTGCGCCCTGGTCTACGGCCAGATGAACGAGCCTCCGGGCGCCCGCGCCCGTGTCGCGCTGACCGGCCTCACCGTCGCCGAGCACTTCCGCGACCAGGGCCAGGACGTGCTGTTCTTCGTGGACAACATCTTCCGCTTCACCCAGGCGGGCTCCGAGGTGTCGGCGCTTCTCGGCCGCATCCCCTCGGCGGTGGGCTACCAGCCGACCCTCGCCACCGACATGGGCGCCCTGCAGGAGCGCATCACCACGACGACCAAGGGCTCGATCACCTCGGTGCAGGCCATCTACGTGCCGGCCGACGACCTGACCGACCCGGCCCCGGCGACCTCCTTCGCCCACCTCGACGCCACGACCGTGCTCTCGCGCTCCATCGCCGAGAAGGGCATCTACCCGGCGGTGGACCCGCTCGACTCCACCTCGCGCATGCTCTCGGCCGCCATCGTCGGCGAGGAGCACTACACCGTCGCCCGCCAGGTGCAGCAGGTGCTCCAGCGCTACAAGGCGCTGCAGGACATCATCGCGATCCTGGGCATGGACGAGCTCTCCGAAGAGGACAAGCTCACCGTCGCCCGCGCGCGCAAGATCGAGCGCTTCCTCAGCCAGCCGTTCCACGTGGCGGAAGTGTTCACCGGCTCGCCCGGCAAGCTCGTCGCCCTCGAGGACACCATCAAGGGCTTCAAGGGCCTGGTGAACGGCGACTACGACCACCTGCCGGAGGCCGCCTTCTACATGGTCGGCACCATCGAGGAGGCCGTCGAGAAGGCGCAGCGCCTCGCGGCCGAGGCGGCCTGA
- a CDS encoding histidine phosphatase family protein — MPKIVHCIRHGQSTFNAHFAETGCDPMHPDAPLTELGRRQAAERAAELRQHPYELVVTSPLTRAIQTALGLFGNHPAAPPILVEGLHREFLESSCDVGRPPTLLAQDFPHLSFDHLDEVWWHNDGEPDERGFVCEPAETLADRVRRFRGWLAARPERFIAVVGHGTFFYHLTGRQLQNCEVATLTL; from the coding sequence ATGCCGAAGATCGTCCACTGCATCCGCCACGGCCAGTCCACCTTCAACGCCCATTTCGCCGAGACCGGCTGCGACCCCATGCACCCCGACGCCCCCCTGACGGAGCTGGGCCGCCGGCAGGCGGCCGAGCGGGCGGCGGAGCTCAGGCAGCATCCCTATGAGCTGGTGGTCACCTCGCCCCTGACGCGCGCCATCCAGACGGCCCTGGGCCTGTTCGGGAATCACCCCGCGGCGCCGCCGATCCTGGTGGAGGGCCTGCACCGGGAGTTCCTGGAGAGCAGCTGCGACGTCGGCCGCCCGCCGACGCTCCTGGCCCAGGACTTTCCGCACCTCTCGTTCGACCATCTGGACGAGGTCTGGTGGCACAACGACGGGGAGCCGGACGAGCGCGGCTTCGTCTGCGAGCCGGCCGAGACCCTGGCGGACCGGGTCCGCCGCTTCCGCGGCTGGCTCGCGGCCCGGCCGGAGCGGTTCATCGCCGTCGTCGGCCACGGAACGTTCTTCTATCACCTGACCGGACGGCAGCTGCAGAACTGCGAGGTGGCGACCCTCACGCTCTAG
- a CDS encoding F0F1 ATP synthase subunit gamma has protein sequence MPSLKDLRNRIASVKATQKITKAMQMVAAAKLRRAQSAAEAARPYAERMAAVLGNLASGITVGPETPRLLAGTGSDRVHLLIVCTAERGLCGAFNSSIARLAREHANRLMAEGKTVKIICVGKKGYDILRRQFGQQIIEFVDLRAVRQIGFEQAEQIAQKVLALFEQGEFDVATLFYSRFRSVIAQIPTAQQIVPAQIESGSRSTDAVYDYEPDEGEILATLLPRNLTVQIFRALLENAASEQGARMSAMDNATRNAGEMIRKQTMTYNRSRQAMITKELIEIISGAEAL, from the coding sequence ATGCCGAGCTTGAAAGACCTTCGCAACCGCATCGCCTCCGTGAAGGCGACGCAGAAGATCACCAAGGCCATGCAGATGGTGGCCGCCGCGAAGCTGCGCCGCGCGCAGAGCGCGGCGGAGGCCGCGCGTCCCTACGCGGAGCGCATGGCCGCGGTCCTCGGCAACCTCGCGTCCGGCATCACCGTCGGGCCCGAGACGCCGCGGCTCCTGGCCGGCACGGGCTCCGACCGGGTGCATCTCCTGATCGTCTGCACGGCCGAGCGCGGCCTGTGCGGCGCCTTCAACTCCTCCATCGCGCGCCTTGCCCGCGAGCATGCCAACCGGCTGATGGCGGAGGGGAAGACGGTCAAGATCATCTGCGTGGGCAAGAAGGGCTACGACATCCTGCGTCGCCAGTTCGGGCAGCAGATCATCGAGTTCGTCGACCTGCGCGCCGTGCGCCAGATCGGGTTCGAGCAGGCCGAGCAGATCGCCCAGAAGGTGCTCGCGCTCTTCGAGCAGGGCGAGTTCGACGTCGCGACGCTGTTCTACTCGCGCTTCCGCTCGGTGATCGCCCAGATCCCGACGGCGCAGCAGATCGTTCCGGCGCAGATCGAGTCCGGCAGCCGCTCCACGGACGCGGTCTACGACTACGAGCCCGACGAGGGCGAGATCCTGGCCACGCTCCTGCCGCGGAACCTCACGGTGCAGATCTTCCGCGCGCTCCTGGAGAATGCCGCCTCCGAGCAGGGCGCGCGGATGAGCGCCATGGACAACGCGACCCGCAACGCGGGCGAGATGATCAGGAAGCAGACGATGACCTACAACCGGTCGCGTCAGGCGATGATCACCAAGGAACTGATCGAAATCATTTCGGGCGCCGAGGCGCTCTGA
- a CDS encoding F0F1 ATP synthase subunit delta, translated as MAHSGSQEGPLLSGVAMRYASALFELAQEANAVDAVAGDLGRFERLIQESADLQRLIRNPIFTAEEQAAAIGAILDRTGISGLAGNFIRLVASKRRLFALPDMIRAYGNLVADAKGIVRAQVVLAEEPSDKVMNDIKAALRDVAKADVALDVKIDPSLIGGLIVKIGSRMVDASVRTKLNSIRLAMKEVR; from the coding sequence GTGGCGCACAGCGGTTCGCAAGAAGGACCCCTCCTGTCGGGCGTTGCCATGCGCTACGCCTCGGCGCTGTTCGAACTCGCTCAGGAAGCGAATGCCGTGGACGCCGTGGCCGGCGACCTCGGCCGTTTCGAACGGCTGATCCAGGAAAGCGCGGATCTGCAGCGCCTGATCCGCAATCCCATCTTCACGGCGGAAGAGCAGGCGGCCGCCATCGGCGCCATCCTCGACCGGACCGGCATTTCCGGCCTCGCGGGCAACTTCATCCGGCTCGTGGCGTCCAAGCGCCGCCTTTTCGCCCTGCCGGACATGATCCGCGCCTACGGCAACCTGGTGGCCGATGCCAAGGGCATCGTCCGCGCCCAGGTCGTCCTGGCGGAGGAGCCCTCCGACAAGGTCATGAACGACATCAAGGCGGCGCTGCGCGACGTCGCTAAGGCTGACGTCGCCCTCGACGTCAAGATCGACCCGAGCCTCATCGGCGGGCTGATCGTGAAGATCGGCTCCCGCATGGTGGACGCCTCGGTGCGCACCAAACTCAATTCCATTCGTCTAGCGATGAAAGAGGTCCGCTGA
- a CDS encoding F0F1 ATP synthase subunit epsilon: protein MATFTFELVSPERVLFSGPVDAVVLPAIEGDMTVLAGHAPMMTALKTGFLVVTDSPGNGKRILIRGGFADINRNGLTVLAEKALPAEELTQEVLDREILQAEMQYDATNDLAAKHAAEAAVAQLREAKAALNY, encoded by the coding sequence ATGGCGACCTTCACCTTCGAACTCGTCTCTCCCGAGCGCGTGCTGTTCTCAGGGCCCGTCGACGCGGTCGTGCTGCCGGCCATCGAGGGCGACATGACGGTTCTCGCCGGCCACGCGCCGATGATGACGGCCCTCAAGACCGGCTTCCTCGTCGTCACCGACTCGCCCGGCAACGGCAAGCGCATCCTCATCCGTGGCGGCTTCGCCGACATCAACCGGAACGGCCTCACCGTGCTGGCGGAAAAGGCTCTCCCTGCCGAGGAGCTGACCCAGGAGGTGCTCGACCGGGAGATCCTGCAGGCGGAAATGCAGTACGACGCCACCAACGACCTCGCCGCCAAGCACGCCGCGGAGGCCGCGGTGGCGCAGCTCAGGGAAGCCAAGGCGGCTCTCAACTACTGA
- a CDS encoding tyrosine recombinase XerC encodes MSSSDSRTSPDPAFPGAADTRREALQWLASLAKERRLSPKTVEAYGRDLRQFLTFLTGHLGEPPSVGAILALKPLDIRSFLAARRMGAVQSRSLMRQLAALRSFARHLEREGHGTASAFAAIRTPKVDRNLPRPLSASAAVAVTDTETRAGSDRKPWILARDAAVLSLLYGAGLRISEALGLRRRDAPVNGIDSVTVIGKGGKMRSVPVIPPIQRAVEDYLRLCPYAVPPEGPLFVGARGGPLSPRIVQLAVEELRGSLGLPESATPHALRHSFATHLLAKGGDLRGIQELLGHASLSTTQLYTKVDAARLMDAFDAAHPRARTK; translated from the coding sequence ATGTCAAGCAGCGATTCCCGGACGTCCCCCGATCCTGCATTCCCCGGCGCCGCCGACACGCGCCGGGAGGCGCTGCAGTGGCTCGCCTCCCTGGCGAAGGAGCGCCGGCTCTCGCCGAAGACGGTCGAGGCCTATGGCCGCGACCTGCGGCAGTTCCTGACCTTCCTCACCGGCCATCTCGGGGAGCCGCCCTCCGTCGGGGCGATCCTGGCGCTGAAGCCCCTCGACATCCGCTCCTTCCTGGCCGCCCGGCGCATGGGCGCGGTGCAGAGCCGCTCGCTCATGCGCCAGCTCGCGGCGCTCCGCTCCTTCGCGCGGCATCTCGAGCGGGAGGGCCACGGCACCGCCTCCGCCTTCGCGGCGATCCGCACGCCGAAGGTGGACCGGAACCTGCCGCGCCCCCTATCGGCCTCCGCCGCCGTGGCGGTGACGGACACCGAGACGCGGGCGGGGAGCGACCGGAAGCCCTGGATCCTGGCGCGGGACGCGGCGGTGCTCTCGCTCCTCTACGGGGCGGGCCTGCGCATCTCGGAGGCCCTCGGCCTCCGGCGCCGGGACGCGCCGGTGAACGGCATCGATTCGGTCACGGTGATCGGCAAGGGCGGCAAGATGCGCAGCGTTCCGGTGATTCCGCCGATCCAGCGCGCCGTGGAGGACTACCTGCGCCTGTGCCCCTACGCGGTGCCGCCGGAAGGCCCGCTCTTCGTCGGGGCCCGGGGCGGCCCGCTGTCGCCGCGCATCGTCCAGCTGGCGGTCGAGGAGCTGCGCGGTTCCTTAGGCCTGCCGGAGAGCGCGACGCCCCACGCCCTGCGCCACTCCTTCGCCACCCACCTCCTCGCCAAGGGCGGCGACCTGCGCGGCATCCAGGAGTTGCTCGGGCACGCCTCGCTCTCGACCACGCAGCTCTACACCAAGGTGGACGCGGCACGATTGATGGACGCCTTCGACGCGGCGCATCCAAGGGCAAGGACGAAATAG
- the atpA gene encoding F0F1 ATP synthase subunit alpha, whose amino-acid sequence MDIRAAEISAILKEQIKNFGTEAEVTEVGQVLSVGDGIARCYGLDKVQAGEMVEFESGVRGMALNLESDNVGVVIFGSDREIAEGQTVKRTGAIVDVPVGKGLLGRVVDALGNPIDGKGPIQATERRRVDVKAPGIIPRKSVHEPMATGLKAIDALIPVGRGQRELIIGDRQTGKTAIALDTILNQKPLNQGNDESQKLYCVYVAIGQKRSTVAQFVKVLEENGALEYSIVVAATASDPAPMQFLAPFAGCAMGEYFRDNGMHAVIVYDDLSKQAVAYRQMSLLLRRPPGREAYPGDVFYLHSRLLERAAKLNDEHGAGSLTALPVIETQANDVSAYIPTNVISITDGQIFLETDLFYQGIRPAVNVGLSVSRVGSSAQTKAMKKVAGKIKGELAQYREMAAFAQFGSDLDATTQRLLNRGSRLTELLKQPQFSPLKMEEQVAVIYAGVNGYLDSLPLNRVRAFEDGLLGTLRSKHADILEAIRTSRDLTSETEAKLKDAVQAFAKTFS is encoded by the coding sequence ATGGACATTCGAGCCGCTGAGATCTCCGCGATCCTCAAAGAGCAGATCAAGAACTTCGGCACCGAGGCCGAGGTCACCGAAGTCGGTCAGGTCCTGTCCGTCGGCGACGGCATCGCCCGCTGCTACGGCCTCGACAAGGTTCAGGCCGGCGAAATGGTCGAATTCGAGAGCGGCGTGCGCGGCATGGCGCTCAACCTCGAGTCCGACAACGTCGGCGTCGTGATCTTCGGCTCGGACCGCGAGATCGCCGAAGGCCAGACCGTGAAGCGCACGGGCGCCATCGTGGACGTGCCGGTCGGCAAGGGCCTCCTCGGCCGCGTCGTCGACGCCCTCGGCAACCCCATCGACGGCAAGGGTCCGATCCAGGCGACCGAGCGCCGTCGCGTGGACGTGAAGGCCCCGGGCATCATTCCGCGCAAGTCCGTGCACGAGCCGATGGCGACGGGCCTGAAGGCGATCGACGCCCTCATCCCGGTCGGCCGCGGCCAGCGCGAGCTCATCATCGGCGACCGCCAGACCGGCAAGACCGCCATCGCCCTCGACACGATCCTGAACCAGAAGCCCCTCAACCAGGGCAACGACGAGTCGCAGAAGCTCTACTGCGTCTACGTCGCGATCGGCCAGAAGCGGTCGACCGTCGCCCAGTTCGTGAAGGTCCTGGAGGAGAACGGCGCGCTCGAGTACTCCATCGTCGTGGCCGCCACCGCGTCCGACCCGGCGCCGATGCAGTTCCTGGCGCCCTTCGCCGGCTGCGCCATGGGCGAGTACTTCCGCGACAACGGCATGCATGCGGTGATCGTGTACGACGACCTGTCGAAGCAGGCCGTCGCCTACCGCCAGATGTCGCTGCTCCTGCGCCGTCCGCCGGGTCGCGAGGCCTATCCGGGCGACGTGTTCTACCTGCACTCCCGCCTGCTGGAGCGCGCCGCGAAGCTCAACGACGAGCACGGCGCCGGCTCGCTGACCGCCCTCCCGGTCATCGAGACCCAGGCGAACGACGTGTCCGCCTACATTCCGACCAACGTGATCTCGATCACCGACGGCCAGATCTTCCTCGAGACGGACCTGTTCTACCAGGGCATCCGCCCGGCGGTGAACGTCGGCCTCTCCGTGTCGCGCGTGGGCTCCTCGGCCCAGACGAAGGCGATGAAGAAGGTCGCCGGCAAGATCAAGGGCGAGCTCGCCCAGTATCGCGAGATGGCGGCCTTCGCCCAGTTCGGCTCCGACCTCGACGCCACGACGCAGCGCCTGCTCAACCGCGGCTCGCGCCTCACCGAGCTCCTGAAGCAGCCGCAGTTCTCGCCGCTGAAGATGGAGGAGCAGGTGGCGGTGATCTACGCCGGCGTGAACGGCTACCTCGACTCGCTGCCCCTGAACCGGGTCCGCGCCTTCGAGGACGGGCTGCTTGGCACGCTGCGCAGCAAGCACGCCGACATCCTGGAAGCGATCCGGACCAGCAGGGACCTGACCAGCGAGACCGAGGCGAAGCTCAAGGACGCCGTCCAGGCCTTCGCCAAGACCTTCTCGTAA
- a CDS encoding primosomal protein N' — translation MTSHIADVLIPLALDTAYSYAVPDGLPLREGDVVQVPLGTREVAGVVWSLRPGSGANFKSVAGRIEAPPLSPQMRRFLDWVAWYTLAPKGSALAMGLKLADGERPEAVRVGVRLAGAPPRRMTPARQRVVALAGDGLVRLKRELAQEAGVSIGVVDGLIDEGTLETVALLAEPVAESPDPDFSRNHLSEDQRAAAEALAGTLSETPAPVTLLEGVTGSGKTEVYFEAVAEAVRQGRQALILMPEIALTAQFLDRFAARFGVKPATWHSGVTGRKRERLYAGIASGEVKVVAGARSALFLPYARLGLIVVDEEHETAYKQEDGVHYHARDMAVVRGRIENAAVVLASATPSIETRVNAARGRYRHVRLPERFGGRQLPRIRAVDLRREQIPRGRWLSPSLIAAMEESLGQGEQVLLFLNRRGYAPLTLCRACAHRYECPNCSAWLVEHRFRRSLVCHHCGHVERTPQACIACGSVDSLVSCGPGVERIAEEVAELFPEKRGIVLSSDFPGGTERLRRELAAIAAGEFDIVIGTQLVAKGHNFPLMTLVGVLDADIGLTSGDPRAAERTFQLLQQVTGRAGRGEKPGRALVQTWQPDHPVIAALVSGDAERFYREETRVREMAGLPPFGRLASLIVSAAEREAAEAHARAMAKVAEPPPGVTVLGPAEAPLALIRGRYRFRLLVKTEREVDLQGYLRAWMARCPKVRGNTRVAIDVDPQSFL, via the coding sequence ATGACGAGCCATATCGCCGATGTCCTCATTCCCCTGGCACTGGACACGGCCTACAGCTACGCGGTGCCCGACGGGCTCCCCCTCCGGGAGGGGGACGTGGTGCAGGTGCCGCTCGGCACCCGCGAGGTGGCCGGCGTGGTCTGGAGCCTCCGGCCGGGCTCGGGCGCCAACTTCAAGTCCGTCGCGGGAAGGATCGAGGCTCCCCCCCTGTCGCCGCAGATGCGCCGGTTCCTCGACTGGGTGGCCTGGTACACCCTCGCCCCCAAGGGGTCGGCCCTCGCCATGGGCCTCAAGCTGGCGGACGGGGAGCGGCCCGAGGCGGTCCGGGTCGGCGTCCGCCTCGCCGGCGCGCCGCCCAGGCGCATGACCCCCGCCCGGCAGCGGGTCGTCGCGCTGGCGGGGGACGGGCTCGTGCGCCTCAAGCGGGAGCTGGCCCAGGAGGCCGGCGTCAGCATCGGCGTCGTCGACGGGCTGATCGACGAGGGAACGCTGGAGACCGTGGCCCTCCTCGCGGAGCCGGTGGCCGAGAGCCCCGACCCGGACTTTTCCCGCAATCATCTCTCGGAGGACCAGCGGGCCGCGGCCGAAGCCCTGGCGGGCACGCTCTCCGAGACGCCGGCGCCCGTGACGCTCCTCGAGGGCGTCACCGGCTCGGGCAAGACCGAGGTCTATTTCGAGGCGGTGGCCGAGGCCGTCCGGCAGGGGCGCCAGGCCCTGATCCTGATGCCGGAGATCGCCCTCACGGCCCAGTTCCTCGACCGGTTCGCGGCCCGGTTCGGCGTGAAGCCCGCCACCTGGCATTCGGGCGTGACGGGCCGCAAGCGCGAGAGGCTCTATGCGGGCATCGCCTCCGGCGAGGTGAAGGTGGTGGCGGGCGCCCGCTCGGCCCTGTTCCTGCCCTATGCCAGGCTCGGCCTCATCGTCGTCGACGAGGAGCACGAGACCGCCTACAAGCAGGAGGACGGGGTCCACTACCATGCCCGCGACATGGCGGTGGTACGCGGGCGGATCGAGAACGCCGCCGTCGTCCTGGCCTCCGCGACCCCCTCCATCGAGACCCGGGTCAATGCCGCGCGCGGCCGCTACCGCCATGTGCGGCTGCCCGAGCGATTCGGCGGGCGGCAGCTTCCGCGCATCCGCGCCGTCGACCTGCGGCGGGAGCAGATCCCGCGCGGGCGGTGGCTCTCGCCCTCCCTGATCGCGGCCATGGAGGAGAGCCTGGGGCAGGGGGAGCAGGTGCTCCTGTTCCTCAACCGGCGGGGCTATGCGCCGCTCACCCTCTGCCGGGCCTGCGCCCATCGCTACGAATGCCCCAACTGCTCCGCCTGGCTCGTGGAGCACCGCTTCCGCCGCTCCCTCGTCTGCCATCATTGCGGCCATGTGGAACGCACGCCGCAGGCCTGCATCGCCTGCGGCAGCGTCGATTCGCTGGTCTCCTGCGGCCCGGGGGTGGAGCGGATCGCCGAGGAGGTGGCGGAGCTGTTCCCGGAGAAGCGCGGCATCGTGCTCTCCAGCGACTTCCCCGGCGGCACGGAGCGCCTGCGGCGGGAACTCGCCGCCATCGCGGCGGGGGAGTTCGACATCGTCATCGGCACCCAGCTGGTGGCCAAGGGGCACAATTTCCCGCTCATGACCCTCGTGGGCGTGCTCGACGCCGATATCGGCCTGACCTCCGGCGATCCCCGGGCCGCGGAGCGGACCTTCCAGCTCCTCCAGCAGGTGACGGGCCGCGCCGGGCGCGGGGAGAAGCCCGGCCGCGCCCTGGTCCAGACCTGGCAGCCGGACCATCCGGTCATCGCGGCGCTCGTCTCGGGCGATGCGGAGCGGTTCTACCGGGAGGAGACCCGGGTGCGCGAAATGGCGGGCCTGCCCCCCTTCGGCCGCCTGGCCTCCCTCATCGTGTCCGCCGCCGAGCGGGAGGCGGCGGAAGCCCATGCCCGCGCCATGGCCAAGGTGGCCGAGCCGCCTCCGGGCGTGACGGTCCTCGGCCCCGCCGAGGCGCCGCTTGCGCTGATCCGGGGCCGTTACCGCTTCCGCCTTCTCGTGAAGACCGAGCGGGAGGTGGACCTTCAGGGCTACCTGCGCGCCTGGATGGCGCGCTGCCCGAAGGTCAGGGGGAACACCCGCGTCGCCATCGACGTGGACCCGCAGAGCTTTTTGTGA